Proteins encoded in a region of the Schaalia hyovaginalis genome:
- a CDS encoding sugar-binding transcriptional regulator, with product MTTASARSRDEETNLALMADVARRYYLDDESKVQIANALGMSRFQVARLLQAARAKGVVRIEVEHPLLGDVALARELRSALELDEVLLVRADEDVQVERERLGERAARYLSSRAKRGHRVGFSWGRTLLPVVERLSGLPEMEFVQVSGMVGNDPLQSPIGMLATISANSQLSTKALIAPLFSTTDEGANAVRHEPAVAEVLGLYDSLDAAYLSVGSWKNPAINQLAEHMTPDEIAELDDLGAVAEVVGLFFDANGDYIDTVLNRRRISVSVDQLKSTPEVVAVAGQIGKARAIRAIAASGIITCLVTTDEVAREILARVAEGA from the coding sequence ATGACGACCGCATCGGCGCGCTCACGCGACGAGGAGACGAACCTCGCGCTCATGGCCGATGTCGCCCGGCGCTACTACCTCGACGACGAGTCGAAAGTGCAGATCGCCAACGCCTTGGGGATGTCCCGATTCCAAGTCGCCCGCCTTCTGCAGGCGGCGAGGGCGAAGGGGGTCGTTCGGATCGAGGTCGAGCACCCGCTCCTCGGCGATGTCGCCCTCGCGCGGGAGCTCCGCTCCGCCCTCGAACTCGACGAAGTCCTCCTCGTCCGTGCGGACGAGGACGTCCAGGTCGAGCGGGAGCGCCTCGGCGAACGGGCGGCCCGCTACCTCTCATCGCGCGCGAAACGCGGACATCGCGTCGGCTTCTCCTGGGGGCGCACGCTCCTCCCCGTCGTCGAACGCCTCTCGGGCCTGCCGGAGATGGAATTCGTCCAGGTCTCCGGCATGGTGGGAAACGATCCGCTTCAGTCCCCCATCGGCATGCTCGCGACGATCTCGGCGAACTCGCAGCTCTCAACGAAAGCCCTCATCGCTCCGCTCTTCTCCACCACGGACGAGGGCGCGAACGCTGTCCGCCACGAGCCGGCGGTCGCCGAAGTCCTCGGCCTCTACGACTCCCTCGACGCCGCCTACCTCTCCGTCGGATCGTGGAAGAACCCGGCGATCAACCAGCTCGCCGAGCACATGACACCGGATGAGATCGCAGAACTCGACGACCTCGGCGCCGTTGCGGAGGTCGTGGGACTCTTCTTCGACGCGAACGGCGACTACATCGACACGGTGCTCAACCGCCGCCGCATCTCCGTGAGCGTCGACCAATTGAAGTCCACTCCCGAAGTCGTCGCCGTCGCCGGTCAGATCGGCAAGGCACGAGCGATCCGGGCGATCGCCGCTTCGGGGATCATCACATGCCTCGTGACGACGGACGAGGTCGCACGCGAGATCCTCGCGCGGGTCGCCGAAGGGGCCTGA
- a CDS encoding acetylxylan esterase — protein sequence MSTRYDMELPDLQAYRPELAEPADFDEFWRTTLEENPFDPSLVRVEEVGTPLETLRVLDLVFPGFGSDPIRAWLTLPASAEGPLPAVIQYQGYGGGRGLPVDHLDWASAGFAHFFMDSRGQGGTWGNGGATPDPRASGYGDQGFMTRGIEDPRDHYYRRIYVDAHHAVEAAASLAQVDSSRILVTGGSQGGALAIAAASLNHRVVGAMPDVPFMNHFRRSVAQTEGTPYDEIVRYLAVFRDRVDRVFETLSYFDGVLLGRRALAPALFSTALLDSVCPPSSVFAARNWWGAAAEGEAPRADIEVYSFNNHEGGGAYQWLKQVEWARGLLGDGE from the coding sequence ATGTCGACCCGCTACGACATGGAACTGCCCGACTTGCAGGCGTATCGGCCGGAGCTGGCCGAGCCCGCCGACTTCGACGAGTTCTGGCGGACGACTCTGGAGGAGAACCCCTTCGATCCGTCCCTTGTGCGCGTCGAGGAGGTTGGGACGCCGCTTGAGACTCTGCGGGTCTTGGACCTCGTCTTCCCCGGTTTCGGGTCGGATCCGATCCGCGCCTGGCTCACGCTGCCCGCGTCGGCCGAAGGCCCCTTGCCGGCCGTCATCCAGTACCAGGGTTACGGCGGAGGCCGTGGCCTTCCGGTGGACCACCTCGACTGGGCGAGCGCCGGATTCGCACATTTCTTCATGGATTCGCGCGGGCAGGGCGGCACTTGGGGCAATGGGGGAGCGACCCCCGATCCGCGCGCTTCGGGCTACGGCGACCAGGGGTTCATGACGCGCGGCATCGAGGATCCCCGCGATCATTACTACCGCCGGATCTACGTCGACGCCCACCACGCGGTCGAGGCCGCGGCTTCGCTGGCGCAGGTCGACTCCTCCCGGATCCTCGTGACCGGCGGATCCCAGGGCGGGGCGCTCGCGATCGCCGCCGCTTCGCTCAATCATCGGGTGGTCGGCGCGATGCCGGACGTCCCCTTCATGAACCACTTCCGCCGTTCGGTCGCCCAGACCGAGGGCACGCCCTACGACGAGATCGTCCGTTATCTCGCGGTCTTCCGCGATCGGGTCGACAGGGTGTTCGAGACCCTCTCCTACTTCGACGGCGTGCTCCTCGGGCGCAGGGCTCTGGCGCCCGCGCTCTTCTCCACGGCTCTGCTCGATTCGGTGTGCCCGCCCTCGTCCGTGTTCGCGGCGCGCAACTGGTGGGGCGCGGCGGCCGAGGGGGAGGCGCCGAGGGCGGACATCGAGGTGTACTCCTTCAACAACCATGAAGGCGGGGGCGCCTACCAGTGGCTCAAGCAGGTCGAGTGGGCGAGGGGATTGCTCGGCGACGGAGAGTGA
- a CDS encoding MGH1-like glycoside hydrolase domain-containing protein — translation MTGNALPSAAPGCELPFVDLDHVAFSVPRSRLLVTRNGTDLHIYEARYEVLLDSCLLVIASFASRRSEGGQAAAWIAQGAHLRSGGAELAIMGERICFGRDEHAGSWRLTVVDPLRISVTEQDDALIVDVCDDEASSQGRRTREGEDATSPSGGSDSFADFGASADRVVDEWMSRMPACAPHRVPAMRHCWWTLGVNTIDTVIDGRGHRIIVPSKRGYVGLWQWDAYFIAMGVAHGDPDLALEQFEIAMRFQGDDGQLPDVVHEEGVLASSDDLPPADRLKLEAEGSASIGLGAVPLTKPPLTAWALEKVLASTSPSVRSQQIERFSASIAKSQEWWFAQGIPPVYAHPYSSGLDDSPVFDYELPVETPDLLAYLVRQDEILASWRREGLGHCDDEADRHAHRAEDTRRLLLDLWDADEQMFVARNAHRRIPHRTIVHLLASFAGGLPEGIARSLSEDIRSENRFSSQYSLPVVSFDDDAYRADVMWRGPVWANTSYLVAEGMQACGHERLAQELRAGIMKMIETAGPVEYVNASTGQRCEGAASAFSWSAALYVDLAVREYMASS, via the coding sequence ATGACGGGGAACGCCCTGCCTTCAGCCGCCCCCGGCTGCGAGCTGCCTTTCGTGGATCTCGACCACGTCGCCTTCAGCGTTCCGCGTTCGCGCCTGCTCGTCACCAGGAACGGGACTGATCTGCATATCTACGAGGCGCGTTACGAAGTTCTGCTCGATTCGTGCCTTCTGGTCATCGCCTCCTTCGCCTCCAGGCGGTCCGAGGGCGGTCAAGCGGCCGCCTGGATCGCTCAGGGAGCGCATCTGAGGAGCGGCGGAGCCGAGCTGGCGATCATGGGGGAACGCATCTGCTTCGGGCGGGACGAGCACGCCGGCTCGTGGCGCTTGACGGTCGTCGATCCGCTGAGGATCAGCGTCACCGAGCAGGACGACGCCCTGATCGTCGACGTGTGCGACGACGAAGCCTCCTCTCAGGGACGCCGGACCCGCGAGGGGGAAGACGCTACGAGCCCATCCGGGGGATCCGACTCCTTCGCGGACTTCGGGGCGAGCGCGGATCGGGTCGTCGACGAGTGGATGTCGCGCATGCCGGCGTGCGCGCCCCACCGCGTCCCCGCAATGCGCCACTGCTGGTGGACGTTGGGGGTCAACACCATCGACACGGTGATCGATGGGCGCGGGCATCGGATCATCGTGCCCTCGAAACGCGGCTACGTGGGCCTGTGGCAGTGGGACGCGTACTTCATCGCCATGGGCGTGGCCCACGGCGATCCGGATCTGGCCCTCGAGCAGTTCGAGATCGCGATGCGCTTTCAGGGCGATGACGGTCAGCTCCCGGATGTCGTCCACGAGGAGGGCGTGCTGGCCTCATCCGATGACCTGCCGCCCGCCGACCGCCTCAAACTGGAAGCGGAGGGTTCGGCCAGCATCGGACTCGGCGCCGTGCCCCTCACGAAGCCCCCGTTGACCGCCTGGGCATTGGAGAAGGTGCTCGCATCCACCTCGCCCTCGGTGCGCTCCCAGCAGATCGAGCGCTTCTCCGCTTCGATCGCGAAGAGCCAGGAGTGGTGGTTCGCCCAGGGGATCCCTCCCGTGTACGCCCACCCGTATTCCTCAGGTCTGGATGACAGCCCCGTCTTCGATTACGAATTGCCCGTTGAGACGCCGGACCTGCTGGCATACCTCGTGCGCCAGGATGAGATTCTCGCTTCGTGGCGGCGCGAGGGGCTGGGGCACTGCGACGACGAGGCTGATCGCCACGCTCATCGCGCTGAGGACACCCGTCGTCTGCTGCTGGATCTGTGGGACGCGGACGAGCAGATGTTCGTCGCGCGCAACGCGCATCGGCGGATCCCGCATCGCACGATCGTCCACTTGCTCGCATCATTCGCAGGAGGCCTTCCGGAAGGGATCGCTCGGAGCCTGAGCGAGGACATCCGATCCGAGAACCGCTTCTCGTCGCAGTACTCGCTGCCCGTCGTGTCCTTCGACGACGACGCCTACCGCGCCGACGTCATGTGGCGCGGGCCCGTCTGGGCGAATACGTCGTACCTCGTCGCGGAGGGCATGCAGGCATGCGGGCATGAACGGCTCGCGCAGGAGCTGCGCGCGGGGATCATGAAGATGATCGAAACAGCGGGTCCTGTCGAATACGTGAACGCCTCCACCGGGCAGCGCTGCGAGGGGGCCGCCTCTGCGTTCTCCTGGTCGGCCGCCCTCTACGTCGACCTCGCAGTGCGGGAGTACATGGCCTCGAGCTGA
- a CDS encoding carbohydrate ABC transporter permease, which produces MTTPPLTGGKRGRLVEDARKPSARSASSTTAPWRRKDSYWAVFFLAPQFIGTVVFTLIPFLLAFALAFTDWNGFGPLRFIGFANFTKQIGDPLFIRAVANTLGLAAITVPVGLFLAIVIAVLLNRIRSKTVYMMMFFAPVVTSSVAVALIWQQLLRVDGALSTTIAAITGLDSPDWLNDPRLTLVAVSAVTIWSSLGLNVVIFQAGLQNISPSVLEAASIDGASALRCFRSVTLPMLSPTIFFQSIIAFISSLQAFDIVFVLVKNAGPDNATRTIVYHIYELGLEKGQMGMSSAAAVILLILSAAITIIQFGFEKRFVHYEN; this is translated from the coding sequence ATGACCACTCCTCCGCTGACCGGCGGTAAACGGGGACGGCTCGTGGAGGATGCGCGCAAGCCGAGTGCTCGAAGCGCCTCCTCCACGACCGCCCCGTGGCGCCGCAAGGACTCCTATTGGGCCGTGTTCTTCCTGGCCCCTCAATTCATCGGGACCGTAGTCTTCACGCTCATCCCGTTCCTTCTCGCCTTCGCCCTCGCCTTCACCGACTGGAACGGCTTCGGCCCCCTGCGCTTCATCGGATTCGCCAACTTCACCAAGCAGATCGGCGATCCGCTGTTCATCAGAGCCGTCGCGAATACTCTCGGCCTGGCCGCCATCACCGTTCCCGTAGGGCTGTTCCTCGCCATCGTGATCGCAGTGCTGCTCAATCGGATCCGGAGCAAGACCGTCTACATGATGATGTTCTTCGCCCCCGTCGTCACCTCGTCAGTGGCCGTTGCGCTGATCTGGCAGCAACTCCTGCGGGTCGACGGAGCGCTGTCGACCACGATCGCGGCGATCACCGGACTGGATTCACCCGACTGGCTCAACGACCCCCGTCTGACGCTCGTCGCCGTCAGCGCCGTGACGATCTGGTCATCGCTCGGACTCAACGTCGTGATCTTCCAAGCCGGTCTGCAGAACATCAGTCCGTCAGTCCTGGAAGCCGCATCCATCGACGGCGCATCGGCCCTGCGCTGCTTCCGATCGGTGACGCTGCCGATGCTGTCCCCCACGATCTTCTTCCAATCGATCATCGCCTTCATTTCCTCGCTCCAGGCGTTCGACATCGTCTTCGTCCTCGTCAAGAACGCCGGACCGGACAATGCGACCCGCACGATCGTCTACCACATCTACGAGCTGGGACTTGAGAAGGGGCAGATGGGAATGTCCTCGGCGGCGGCCGTCATCCTGCTCATCTTGTCCGCTGCGATCACGATCATTCAGTTCGGCTTCGAGAAGAGGTTCGTCCACTATGAGAACTGA
- a CDS encoding ABC transporter substrate-binding protein, whose protein sequence is MSLRRTACLALTSALALGATAGCSAGGSADRAEGSVTWSTWGNPEELAVFEEFNKDFMERHPDIRVDFQPVASYTDYHSKLTTQLTSGTAPDVFYVGDDRIASLVANNVLEPLDPHLSDDAAIKLDDFPERIYRVAQLDGSTYALPNDVNPDAFWYDKQALAQAGITEDPAELAAKDQWTTQAFFSMTRKLAEAGMTGAAFWNYWSTTNSIIESQAGPVYTDNAYTANTNPAAVEAVQQWADRFASGELAVADLMPAGQDADTLFVTHQLGFLVQGRYTVATIEGAGNSMNDYDVVRWPTPDGAAASTGVASSFLAINKNAADKKAAFTFFSEFLSRDGQTQRLSNSGNALPSIAGVDEIVTGSGKPAHVATLIEMRDEGFANYQVEAAVPDLSNTIANDYMLPIYQGKLTAQEGLDAIAKIVKESVGD, encoded by the coding sequence ATGTCACTCAGAAGAACCGCCTGCCTCGCCCTCACCTCGGCACTCGCGCTCGGCGCGACCGCCGGGTGCTCCGCAGGGGGGAGCGCCGACCGGGCCGAAGGAAGCGTCACCTGGTCGACATGGGGGAACCCCGAAGAACTCGCCGTCTTCGAAGAGTTCAACAAGGACTTCATGGAACGCCACCCCGACATCCGAGTCGATTTCCAACCCGTCGCCTCCTACACCGACTACCACTCCAAACTCACCACGCAGCTGACCTCCGGCACAGCGCCGGACGTCTTCTACGTCGGAGACGACCGCATCGCCTCGCTCGTCGCCAACAACGTGCTCGAACCCCTCGATCCGCACCTGAGCGATGACGCAGCCATCAAGCTCGACGACTTCCCCGAGCGGATCTACCGCGTGGCGCAGCTCGACGGCAGCACCTACGCCCTGCCGAACGACGTCAATCCGGACGCCTTCTGGTACGACAAGCAGGCGCTCGCTCAAGCCGGCATCACCGAGGACCCCGCCGAACTGGCCGCCAAGGATCAATGGACGACGCAGGCCTTCTTCTCCATGACGCGCAAGCTCGCCGAAGCCGGCATGACGGGCGCAGCATTCTGGAACTACTGGTCGACCACCAACTCGATCATCGAGTCCCAAGCCGGACCGGTCTACACCGACAACGCCTACACGGCCAACACGAATCCCGCGGCCGTCGAAGCCGTACAGCAATGGGCGGACCGCTTCGCCTCCGGGGAACTAGCCGTCGCCGACCTCATGCCCGCAGGACAGGACGCCGACACCCTGTTCGTCACCCACCAACTCGGATTCCTCGTGCAAGGGCGTTACACGGTCGCCACCATCGAAGGCGCCGGGAACTCCATGAACGACTACGACGTCGTGCGCTGGCCGACCCCCGACGGCGCCGCCGCCTCGACGGGCGTCGCCTCCTCCTTCCTCGCCATCAACAAGAACGCCGCGGACAAGAAGGCCGCCTTCACCTTCTTCTCCGAATTCCTGTCGCGGGACGGGCAGACGCAGCGGCTCTCGAACTCCGGCAACGCCCTGCCCTCAATCGCAGGAGTCGACGAGATCGTCACGGGATCGGGCAAGCCCGCCCACGTCGCGACCCTCATCGAAATGAGGGACGAAGGATTCGCGAACTACCAGGTCGAGGCCGCCGTCCCCGACCTGTCCAACACCATCGCGAATGACTACATGCTGCCGATCTACCAGGGAAAGCTCACCGCTCAGGAGGGGCTGGACGCCATCGCGAAGATCGTCAAGGAATCCGTAGGCGACTGA
- a CDS encoding DMT family transporter encodes MTTRTPTAHLLPALGLILVTAVWGSTFFLTKNLLEDLQALDFLALRFTIAALAGSVILGRRIIKADQRTWARGASAGLLYFAAQFLQTEGLKTTDASISGFITGMYVVLTPVVGFLLFSNRPAARTWIAVIIATGGLTILSLNGLSYGIGETLTLGGALLYALHILVLGRWAERDDPLALAAIQLIVIAVLADITAAPGGYGLPTSAANWACLLYMALVAALAALVIQTWAQSRIPAASAAVIMTTEPAFASLFAIALGGEHLTGRLAIGGTLMLSAMLVTELRPSADERKGDARRSSPEDQASFTLTAQKG; translated from the coding sequence ATGACGACGCGCACCCCCACGGCTCACCTCCTTCCCGCCCTCGGGCTCATACTCGTCACCGCCGTCTGGGGATCCACCTTCTTCCTCACCAAGAATCTGCTCGAAGACCTGCAAGCACTGGACTTCCTCGCCCTGAGATTCACGATCGCCGCCCTGGCCGGATCCGTGATCCTCGGACGGCGAATCATCAAGGCCGATCAGCGCACGTGGGCGCGCGGCGCATCCGCAGGACTGCTCTACTTCGCCGCCCAATTCCTCCAAACCGAGGGACTGAAGACCACCGACGCATCGATCTCCGGATTCATCACCGGCATGTACGTCGTCCTCACCCCGGTCGTCGGATTCCTCCTCTTCTCAAACCGTCCGGCCGCCCGGACATGGATCGCCGTCATCATCGCGACCGGCGGACTGACGATCCTCAGCCTGAACGGCCTCTCGTACGGCATCGGGGAAACCCTGACGCTGGGCGGCGCCCTGCTCTACGCGCTCCACATACTCGTCCTGGGCCGATGGGCCGAACGCGACGACCCCCTCGCCCTGGCCGCGATCCAACTCATCGTCATCGCCGTTCTGGCCGACATCACGGCCGCCCCCGGCGGATACGGGCTCCCGACGAGCGCGGCGAATTGGGCCTGCCTGCTCTACATGGCCCTCGTCGCCGCCCTCGCCGCCCTCGTCATCCAAACCTGGGCGCAGTCGCGCATCCCCGCTGCCTCAGCAGCGGTCATCATGACGACCGAACCGGCATTCGCCTCCCTCTTCGCCATCGCACTCGGCGGAGAGCACCTCACGGGACGCCTCGCCATCGGCGGAACCCTCATGCTCTCGGCGATGCTCGTCACCGAACTGCGCCCGTCGGCCGACGAACGCAAAGGCGACGCCCGCCGATCCTCCCCAGAAGACCAAGCATCGTTCACACTCACCGCACAGAAAGGATGA
- a CDS encoding ABC transporter substrate-binding protein, translated as MYTWISSESDREQWQAFVDAAKEVNPDFALEFEGPSFNDYFTKVKTRMVASDAPCLLTTQAARAQELAGILAPLDDLMEANGVDVSIYNEAMIKGMTVDGSVVALPYDAEPDVLYYNRQMFKNAGLEEPTTSYSTEQWLSDLKALTKDGKWGLAVKPNLMDNAPGALGFSFGGSVSEDGEVTISEPEFVEGVQYAFDLVAKEGVAQAPNAADGDAPSQGAFTSGSAAMLFDGPWMYSTFEEALGENLGVAVIPNPTGKSIGVIQGSGFGISRSCQDKEGAFKILMQLVTPEVIGKVAGTRGTVPSVSSVVDQWAADKPADNVEAINYLLDNGTPLVTTTAWNQISTSFLQYSPEGFRGARTAEDILTSIAESSN; from the coding sequence ATGTACACCTGGATTTCATCCGAGTCAGATCGTGAGCAGTGGCAGGCCTTCGTTGATGCCGCCAAAGAGGTGAATCCTGACTTCGCTCTCGAATTCGAAGGGCCTTCGTTCAATGACTACTTCACAAAGGTGAAGACGAGGATGGTCGCTTCGGATGCACCGTGCTTGCTAACTACTCAGGCTGCCCGGGCTCAAGAGCTCGCCGGTATTCTCGCTCCGCTGGATGATCTGATGGAAGCGAACGGCGTTGATGTCTCGATCTATAACGAGGCGATGATCAAGGGAATGACTGTTGATGGAAGCGTCGTTGCGCTTCCGTACGACGCCGAGCCGGATGTCCTCTACTACAACCGACAGATGTTCAAAAATGCCGGTCTTGAGGAGCCGACGACGTCATACTCGACGGAGCAATGGCTGTCTGATCTCAAGGCCCTGACGAAAGATGGCAAATGGGGGCTGGCGGTGAAGCCTAATCTCATGGATAACGCTCCCGGCGCTCTCGGGTTCTCCTTCGGCGGTTCGGTCTCGGAGGACGGTGAAGTCACGATTTCCGAGCCGGAATTCGTTGAGGGTGTCCAGTACGCCTTCGACCTCGTCGCCAAGGAAGGAGTTGCCCAGGCGCCGAACGCGGCTGACGGTGATGCTCCTTCGCAGGGTGCGTTCACGTCCGGCTCGGCAGCAATGCTGTTCGACGGGCCGTGGATGTATTCGACATTTGAGGAAGCTCTCGGAGAAAACCTTGGTGTTGCCGTCATTCCGAATCCGACGGGCAAGTCCATCGGTGTTATTCAGGGATCCGGCTTTGGCATCTCACGGAGCTGCCAGGACAAGGAAGGCGCCTTCAAGATCCTGATGCAGCTCGTCACGCCGGAGGTCATCGGCAAGGTCGCGGGAACGCGGGGCACGGTGCCGTCAGTCTCAAGCGTCGTCGACCAGTGGGCTGCCGACAAGCCGGCCGACAACGTTGAAGCAATCAACTATCTGCTCGACAACGGCACACCGCTCGTGACGACCACTGCATGGAACCAGATCTCGACGTCCTTTCTTCAGTACAGCCCGGAAGGCTTCCGCGGAGCCAGGACGGCCGAGGACATCCTCACCTCCATTGCAGAGTCCTCGAACTGA
- a CDS encoding carbohydrate ABC transporter permease produces the protein MRTEGSRPLPRVRFGSLATHLVLALGAIAMFAPFVWMVLTGFKTLPQILKEPLSFIPDPWTTQNFTSAWTQAPFVQAYANSAYITIAIVCGSLITTSMAGYAFARIDFPASRWLFGVVLVSQMIPKQVTLVPFYLLMAKIGWVDSHLALIIPGILVNPFGVFLARQFILSIPKELEEAATVDGASRLRIYWQIILPLIRPGLGALAIIVALDAWNNFLLPLVLLNRSQLFTVPLLLSQFQGQFGGINTGLIMAATAVSTIPMLIAFVIGQKQIMSSLASSGLGGR, from the coding sequence ATGAGAACTGAAGGTTCGCGCCCCCTGCCCCGAGTGCGATTCGGGTCCCTGGCCACCCACCTCGTCCTGGCGCTCGGCGCCATCGCCATGTTCGCGCCATTCGTGTGGATGGTCCTCACGGGGTTCAAAACACTGCCGCAGATCCTTAAAGAACCCCTGAGTTTCATACCGGATCCGTGGACCACTCAGAACTTCACCTCCGCATGGACCCAGGCGCCGTTCGTCCAGGCCTACGCGAACTCGGCCTACATCACGATCGCGATCGTCTGCGGTTCGCTGATCACCACGTCAATGGCGGGCTACGCCTTCGCGCGCATCGACTTCCCCGCAAGCCGCTGGCTCTTCGGCGTCGTCCTGGTCAGCCAGATGATCCCGAAGCAGGTGACCCTGGTCCCCTTCTACCTGCTGATGGCGAAAATCGGTTGGGTGGACTCCCATCTGGCCCTGATCATCCCGGGAATCCTGGTCAACCCCTTCGGCGTCTTCCTCGCCCGCCAATTCATCCTGTCGATCCCCAAGGAACTGGAGGAGGCGGCCACCGTCGACGGGGCTTCGCGTCTGCGCATCTACTGGCAGATCATCCTTCCGCTGATCCGACCGGGCCTGGGGGCCCTGGCGATCATCGTGGCGCTCGATGCGTGGAACAACTTCCTCCTGCCGCTGGTCCTGCTCAACCGATCCCAGCTCTTCACCGTGCCATTGCTGCTCTCGCAGTTCCAAGGGCAGTTCGGCGGCATCAACACGGGACTGATCATGGCGGCGACCGCCGTATCGACCATCCCCATGCTCATCGCATTCGTCATCGGGCAGAAGCAGATCATGTCGTCGTTGGCATCATCGGGTCTGGGGGGAAGATGA